Proteins from one Cystobacter fuscus DSM 2262 genomic window:
- a CDS encoding response regulator transcription factor, producing the protein MTERTTILVVDDDPHLREVVGFALTQAGFHIEQARDGREGLEFVRRSVPALIVLDIMMPEMDGLEMCREVRRAHDCPIVFLSSRDDEVDRILGLELGGDDYLTKPFSPRELVARVKAVLRRSRALASPPPAAPSPVLRRGPLRLDVDLWRAWWNEHEVVLTVTEFHLLAALLRAPGKAFTRDELMTRVYEDVVVSDRTIDSHVRHIRRKFADAGGEVIQTVHGLGYRLAIP; encoded by the coding sequence ATGACGGAGCGCACCACCATCCTGGTGGTCGACGATGATCCGCACCTGCGCGAGGTGGTGGGCTTCGCCCTCACGCAGGCGGGCTTCCACATCGAGCAGGCCCGCGACGGCCGCGAGGGTCTGGAGTTCGTGCGCCGCTCGGTGCCCGCGCTCATCGTCCTGGACATCATGATGCCGGAGATGGACGGCCTGGAGATGTGCCGCGAGGTGCGCCGCGCCCACGACTGCCCCATCGTCTTCCTCTCCTCGCGCGATGACGAGGTGGACCGCATCCTCGGTCTGGAGCTGGGCGGCGACGACTACCTCACCAAGCCCTTCAGCCCCCGGGAGCTGGTGGCGCGGGTGAAGGCCGTGCTGCGGCGCTCCCGCGCCCTCGCGAGCCCGCCGCCCGCGGCCCCCTCGCCGGTGCTGCGGCGCGGCCCCCTGCGCCTGGACGTGGACTTGTGGCGCGCCTGGTGGAACGAGCACGAGGTGGTGCTCACCGTCACCGAGTTCCACCTGCTCGCCGCGCTCCTGCGCGCCCCCGGCAAGGCGTTCACCCGCGACGAGCTGATGACCCGCGTCTACGAGGACGTGGTGGTGAGTGATCGGACCATCGACAGCCACGTGCGGCACATCCGGCGCAAGTTCGCCGACGCCGGGGGCGAGGTCATCCAGACGGTGCACGGCCTTGGCTATCGGCTCGCGATCCCCTGA
- a CDS encoding sensor histidine kinase, whose translation MAIGSRSPDGGRSRPRLWLVFAAVGLGAFVLALLGLVVVRVYDDQLIRQTESELITQGVVVAELYRSRLRERVEPGYGLMALSPGPSVPIAGSSLRPIFPSLRASDEVLPPVEAPPPRSILPAEPRAREAAEPLSALLQEVNRSTLAGIRVVDLQGVVVASSASESDLGATLIGRQEVQEALRGEYRAVLRMRLSFSGDAPLASASRDNVVRVLVVLPVREGERIWGAVVLSRTPMTLAKAVYADRWNLTAIGLVLLGVVTLMSLAGAALVVRPVRALVRQTRDIATGAPEGFAPISHPVVRELAELSESLAGMATALRDRNQYIRSFAANVSHEFKTPLAAIQGAVELLRDSAEGMSAAQRERFLSNIDADARRLTRLVQRLLELARADSLVARPSRTPVAPVLEALAARGRAEGLTVEVGPLPPGVVLNLPAEVLEDLLWQLITNAAQHGGEGVRVRLEAEGGSEGGRVVVRDDGRGISEANRARVFDAFFTTARERGGTGLGLTIAQSMLRAFGARLELLPAEGKGAAFAVVEGTSWNSGATSGALMR comes from the coding sequence TTGGCTATCGGCTCGCGATCCCCTGACGGCGGGCGCTCCCGCCCGCGCCTGTGGCTGGTGTTCGCGGCGGTGGGCCTGGGCGCCTTCGTGCTCGCGCTGCTCGGCCTGGTGGTCGTGCGCGTCTACGATGATCAGCTCATCCGCCAGACGGAGTCCGAGCTCATCACCCAGGGCGTCGTCGTCGCGGAGCTGTACCGCTCCCGGCTGCGCGAGCGCGTGGAGCCCGGCTACGGGTTGATGGCCTTGTCGCCCGGTCCGTCCGTGCCCATCGCGGGCTCCTCGCTGCGGCCCATCTTTCCATCCCTCCGGGCCTCGGACGAGGTGCTGCCCCCCGTGGAGGCCCCCCCGCCCCGGTCCATCCTCCCCGCCGAGCCTCGTGCCCGCGAGGCCGCCGAGCCCCTCTCCGCGCTGCTCCAGGAGGTGAACCGCTCCACCCTGGCGGGCATCCGCGTGGTGGACCTCCAGGGGGTGGTCGTCGCCAGCTCTGCCTCGGAGTCGGATCTGGGCGCCACCCTCATCGGCCGGCAGGAGGTTCAGGAGGCCCTGCGGGGGGAGTACCGCGCGGTGCTGCGGATGCGCCTGTCCTTCTCCGGCGACGCGCCCCTGGCCTCCGCGAGCCGGGACAACGTCGTGCGGGTGTTGGTGGTGCTGCCCGTGCGGGAGGGGGAGCGCATCTGGGGCGCGGTGGTGCTCTCGCGCACGCCGATGACGCTCGCCAAGGCCGTCTACGCGGACCGCTGGAACCTCACCGCCATCGGGCTGGTGCTCCTGGGGGTGGTGACGCTCATGTCCCTGGCCGGCGCGGCGCTGGTGGTCCGTCCCGTCCGGGCCCTCGTGCGACAGACGCGCGACATCGCCACCGGCGCTCCCGAGGGCTTCGCGCCCATCTCCCACCCGGTGGTGCGCGAGCTCGCCGAGCTGTCCGAGTCCCTCGCGGGCATGGCCACCGCGCTCCGGGATCGCAACCAGTACATCCGCTCCTTCGCGGCCAACGTGTCGCACGAGTTCAAGACGCCGCTGGCCGCCATCCAGGGCGCGGTGGAGCTGTTGCGCGACAGCGCCGAGGGCATGTCCGCCGCCCAGCGCGAGCGCTTCCTCTCCAACATCGACGCCGACGCCCGGCGCCTCACCCGGCTGGTGCAGCGGCTGCTGGAGCTCGCGCGTGCGGACTCCCTCGTGGCCCGGCCCTCGCGCACGCCCGTCGCCCCCGTGCTCGAGGCGCTCGCCGCCCGGGGCCGGGCCGAGGGGCTCACGGTGGAGGTGGGCCCCCTGCCTCCGGGAGTCGTCCTGAACCTGCCCGCCGAGGTGCTGGAGGATCTCCTCTGGCAGCTCATCACCAACGCGGCCCAGCACGGAGGCGAGGGGGTGCGCGTGCGGCTGGAGGCGGAAGGGGGGAGCGAGGGGGGCCGGGTGGTGGTGCGCGACGACGGCCGGGGCATCTCCGAGGCCAACCGGGCCCGCGTCTTCGACGCCTTCTTCACGACGGCCCGGGAGCGGGGGGGCACGGGGCTCGGGCTGACCATCGCCCAGTCCATGTTGCGCGCC